A genomic window from Agrobacterium tumefaciens includes:
- a CDS encoding ribonuclease H family protein, translated as MTAPLTIYTDGSYDPVGISGSWAFVVFETGQQLHAARGMEIGLTNNSFEVMAVTKALLWLDAHAPGRTTVLWTDSVHVVEGCHRHRKIWRTNGWKRINPNSRVRKRQIPDEALWRSLDSLLLRNPNVEIEWCKGHSGIAGNDLADALARTRKLKPARSVMSVDPCDPDLSET; from the coding sequence ATGACTGCTCCACTCACAATCTACACGGATGGTTCGTACGATCCCGTTGGAATATCGGGAAGCTGGGCATTTGTCGTCTTCGAGACGGGGCAGCAACTCCATGCTGCGCGTGGGATGGAAATCGGACTTACAAATAATTCCTTTGAAGTCATGGCAGTCACGAAAGCACTTTTATGGCTGGATGCTCACGCTCCTGGCCGGACAACCGTCCTTTGGACGGACTCCGTTCATGTTGTCGAAGGTTGCCACCGCCATCGCAAAATCTGGCGGACCAATGGTTGGAAACGTATCAACCCCAATTCGCGAGTTCGAAAACGGCAGATACCGGATGAAGCCCTGTGGCGGAGTTTGGATAGCTTGCTCCTTCGTAATCCGAACGTGGAGATAGAGTGGTGCAAGGGACACTCCGGTATAGCGGGAAATGATCTCGCGGATGCTTTGGCTCGCACCCGAAAGCTTAAGCCGGCACGATCAGTGATGAGCGTCGACCCATGCGATCCTGATTTATCTGAAACGTGA
- a CDS encoding NAD(P)/FAD-dependent oxidoreductase, which produces MVDTEAKKQQSRRIAVVGTGISGLSAAWLLSQRHDVTVFEAADRIGGHTNTVTFSTDHGQVHVDTGFIVYNEQTYPNLTALFQQLGVATAASNMSFAVSLDDGGFEYSGGTGPGLLAQKSNILRPRFWAMLADLLRFYRNAPRDLHLMGDLSLDEYLSRNRYGSAFRDDHLYPMAAAIWSTPAMEVGRYPAAHFIKFCRNHGLLLLRNRPVWRTVVGGSREYVKRITAPFADRILLSTPVKRIHRLPGGVEITTADGKAMRFDDVVIATHADQALDMLADATRAERRILGAFSYTQNRAVLHTDSRFMPRRRAAWSSWNYVADTRIKTSLPSITYWMNRLQPLGEIPDIFVTLNPAREPDQGKIIAEETYHHPVFDAGTEQMRQELWALQGLRNTWFCGAYFGSGFHEDGLQAGLAVAEDLGGVSRPWKVADDNGRIIRLDLATIATDTEIMEAMA; this is translated from the coding sequence ATGGTCGACACGGAAGCGAAAAAACAACAAAGCCGCCGCATCGCCGTCGTCGGAACGGGAATTTCCGGTTTGTCGGCGGCCTGGCTTTTGTCGCAACGGCACGATGTAACTGTTTTCGAAGCGGCTGACCGCATCGGCGGCCACACCAATACGGTGACGTTCAGCACGGACCATGGACAAGTCCATGTCGATACCGGATTCATTGTCTATAACGAGCAGACCTATCCCAATCTCACCGCGCTTTTCCAGCAACTGGGCGTGGCGACCGCGGCTTCGAACATGTCTTTCGCCGTTTCTCTGGATGATGGCGGCTTCGAATATTCCGGCGGAACCGGCCCTGGCCTGCTGGCCCAGAAGTCCAACATCCTGAGGCCACGTTTCTGGGCGATGCTTGCGGACCTTTTGCGCTTTTACCGCAACGCCCCACGCGACCTGCATTTGATGGGCGATCTGTCTCTCGACGAATATCTCTCCCGCAACAGGTATGGTTCAGCGTTCCGCGACGATCATCTTTACCCCATGGCTGCGGCCATCTGGTCCACGCCGGCCATGGAGGTCGGCCGTTATCCGGCGGCGCATTTCATCAAATTCTGCCGCAATCACGGCCTGCTGTTGCTGCGCAATCGGCCGGTCTGGCGCACAGTCGTCGGTGGCTCGCGCGAATATGTGAAACGCATCACGGCACCGTTTGCGGACCGAATTCTCCTCTCGACGCCGGTGAAGCGCATCCACCGCCTGCCGGGCGGCGTCGAAATCACCACTGCGGACGGCAAAGCCATGCGCTTCGATGACGTGGTAATAGCAACCCATGCGGATCAGGCGCTCGACATGCTCGCGGATGCAACACGCGCCGAACGGCGCATTCTTGGCGCTTTTTCCTACACCCAAAACCGCGCCGTGCTTCACACCGACAGCCGTTTCATGCCGCGCCGCCGCGCTGCCTGGTCAAGCTGGAACTATGTGGCCGACACGCGCATTAAAACAAGCCTGCCGAGCATTACCTACTGGATGAACAGGCTTCAGCCGCTGGGCGAAATCCCGGACATTTTCGTAACGCTGAACCCGGCGCGGGAACCGGATCAAGGAAAAATCATCGCGGAGGAAACCTATCACCATCCGGTTTTTGACGCTGGCACCGAACAGATGCGTCAGGAGCTATGGGCCTTGCAGGGTCTGCGAAACACCTGGTTCTGCGGCGCTTATTTCGGATCCGGTTTTCATGAAGATGGTCTTCAGGCCGGCCTTGCCGTCGCCGAAGATCTTGGCGGCGTATCCCGTCCGTGGAAGGTTGCTGACGACAACGGCCGGATTATCCGCCTCGATTTGGCGACGATTGCGACAGACACGGAAATCATGGAGGCGATGGCATGA
- a CDS encoding SAM-dependent methyltransferase, giving the protein MNMLALAINAAERAPLSDSVTLAGIDMLCARTKRRLAAITADAEEAFAADMMKFPVASHTDDANKQHYEVPAAFFALVLGEQRKYSCCYYDDATTTLDEAENIALAKTSAHAGLEDGMDILELGCGWGSLSLHMAGRFPNARITSVSNSVSQREYIIARARERGFSNLSVVTADMNDFTTGDRFDRVVSVEMFEHMSNWRVLFERVHSWLKPDGRFFMHVFNHRDRSYRFDHNNPADWIARHFFTGGIMPAFDLPHRFSQLFAVEREWRWSGSHYRRTALDWLENFDKKIDRIRPILQQTYGADARLWERRWRLFFLATAGLFGHEGGDVWGVGHYFFKRV; this is encoded by the coding sequence ATGAACATGCTCGCACTCGCGATCAACGCCGCCGAGCGCGCGCCGCTCAGCGACAGCGTGACGCTCGCCGGAATAGATATGCTCTGCGCACGGACGAAGCGGCGGCTTGCCGCCATTACAGCGGATGCGGAAGAGGCTTTCGCGGCGGATATGATGAAGTTTCCCGTCGCCAGCCATACCGACGATGCAAACAAACAGCATTATGAAGTGCCAGCGGCATTTTTTGCGCTCGTTCTGGGAGAGCAGCGCAAATATTCCTGCTGTTATTATGACGATGCCACGACGACGCTGGATGAAGCTGAAAATATTGCTTTGGCCAAGACCTCGGCCCATGCCGGCCTTGAGGACGGCATGGATATTCTGGAACTCGGCTGCGGATGGGGTTCGTTATCCCTCCATATGGCCGGCCGTTTCCCAAATGCGCGCATCACGTCAGTCTCGAACTCCGTGTCGCAGCGCGAATATATAATCGCTCGTGCCCGAGAACGGGGTTTTTCAAACCTTTCTGTAGTGACGGCCGATATGAATGATTTCACGACGGGCGATCGATTCGACCGTGTCGTATCGGTGGAAATGTTCGAGCATATGTCGAATTGGCGCGTGTTGTTCGAGCGTGTTCACTCGTGGCTGAAGCCGGACGGCAGGTTTTTCATGCATGTGTTTAACCACCGCGACCGATCCTATCGTTTCGACCACAACAATCCTGCCGACTGGATCGCCCGCCACTTCTTCACCGGCGGCATCATGCCGGCCTTCGACCTTCCCCATCGCTTCAGTCAGCTTTTCGCCGTCGAGCGGGAGTGGCGCTGGTCAGGGTCGCACTATCGCCGGACAGCGCTCGATTGGCTCGAAAATTTCGACAAAAAAATTGACCGTATCCGACCCATTCTGCAGCAAACCTATGGTGCCGACGCCCGGCTGTGGGAAAGGCGTTGGCGATTGTTCTTCCTGGCGACCGCGGGGCTTTTCGGGCATGAGGGCGGTGACGTGTGGGGTGTGGGGCACTACTTTTTTAAGAGGGTTTAG
- a CDS encoding DUF1365 domain-containing protein, producing MTSPLTSALFPGHVTHARFKPKTHKLAYRIYSLLLDLDELNVLDRKLRFFSVDRFNLFSFHTRDRGNRSAIGLRQQIEAAMTAAGMAVDGGPIRLLTMPRVLGWAFNPLSVFFCYGRDLSLKAILWEVDNTFGERHSYLIPVEAGKSTEIVQRCDKAFYVSPFMDMDLHYVFRVAPPGDRLKIVIDTFDNDGLVLTARHLARRVELTDGALLKALFAIPLLTLKVVLGIHWEALKIWLKGVQLRKRPLPPASPVSFRHPSSSQIEAKIHDPV from the coding sequence ATGACGTCTCCCCTCACCTCGGCGCTTTTTCCCGGCCATGTAACGCATGCGCGCTTCAAGCCGAAAACCCATAAGCTCGCCTACCGGATTTATTCGCTGCTCCTCGACCTTGACGAGTTGAACGTGCTCGACCGGAAATTGCGATTTTTCTCCGTAGACCGGTTCAACCTGTTCTCGTTTCACACCAGGGACCGCGGCAACCGCAGCGCCATCGGGCTGCGCCAGCAGATCGAGGCAGCCATGACCGCGGCAGGCATGGCAGTGGACGGAGGGCCGATACGTCTGCTCACCATGCCGCGCGTGCTCGGCTGGGCCTTCAACCCACTCAGTGTCTTCTTCTGCTACGGGCGCGACTTGTCGCTCAAAGCTATCCTCTGGGAGGTGGACAACACGTTTGGCGAGAGACACTCATACCTGATCCCGGTGGAAGCCGGAAAATCGACCGAGATCGTCCAGCGATGCGACAAGGCCTTTTATGTCTCTCCATTCATGGACATGGATCTCCACTATGTTTTCCGCGTCGCCCCGCCCGGCGACAGGCTGAAAATCGTTATCGATACTTTCGACAATGACGGCCTGGTCTTGACCGCCCGGCATCTGGCCCGGCGTGTCGAATTGACGGACGGTGCGCTTCTGAAAGCTTTGTTCGCCATTCCCCTCCTGACGCTCAAGGTCGTTCTGGGCATTCATTGGGAGGCCCTGAAAATTTGGCTGAAAGGCGTGCAGCTCAGAAAACGGCCGCTGCCGCCTGCCAGTCCAGTCTCCTTCCGTCATCCTTCATCGTCGCAAATCGAGGCCAAAATTCATGACCCCGTTTGA
- a CDS encoding DUF1295 domain-containing protein, whose protein sequence is MFSVVLTLAILMSLLMAGAWALQRATGSSGWIDTVWAGSVGLGGIFAVVFAGGDGWRRGATLFLVVVWSLRLAGHIGMRTKRGGEDPRYAKLMKQWGSAAALRLFIFLQIQAIAAFVLVLAVYLAASNTHVFPRVVDVIAMVVALGALAGEALSDAQLWKFSKTAAAKNSVCETGLWRYSRHPNYFFEWLFWCGFPLLAIQGQAMSWVSLVAPAMMYWLLVHVSGIPPLEDHMLQSRGEKFRALQQRVNAFFPGPRKNEDKP, encoded by the coding sequence ATGTTTTCTGTAGTCCTGACGCTTGCCATTCTCATGTCGCTTCTGATGGCGGGCGCTTGGGCGTTGCAGAGAGCAACCGGTTCAAGCGGCTGGATCGACACGGTCTGGGCTGGGAGTGTCGGGCTTGGCGGAATTTTCGCTGTTGTTTTCGCCGGCGGAGACGGCTGGCGGCGCGGTGCTACACTTTTCCTGGTCGTTGTCTGGTCCCTGCGGCTTGCCGGCCACATCGGCATGCGCACGAAAAGAGGCGGGGAAGATCCCCGCTATGCAAAGCTTATGAAGCAATGGGGGAGCGCTGCCGCCCTGCGGCTGTTCATCTTCCTGCAGATACAGGCAATCGCTGCTTTCGTGCTTGTTCTTGCGGTCTATCTTGCGGCAAGCAACACCCATGTGTTTCCGCGTGTGGTTGACGTTATCGCCATGGTGGTTGCCCTTGGCGCGCTGGCAGGTGAAGCGCTCTCCGACGCCCAGCTCTGGAAATTCAGCAAGACCGCAGCGGCAAAAAACAGTGTCTGCGAAACCGGGCTGTGGCGTTATTCCCGCCATCCCAACTATTTTTTCGAATGGCTTTTCTGGTGCGGTTTTCCGCTGCTGGCCATTCAGGGGCAGGCCATGTCATGGGTATCGCTCGTCGCACCGGCGATGATGTACTGGCTGCTTGTCCATGTCTCAGGCATTCCGCCGCTTGAAGACCATATGCTGCAATCGCGCGGGGAAAAATTCCGCGCCCTTCAACAACGCGTCAACGCCTTTTTTCCGGGGCCACGCAAGAACGAGGACAAGCCATGA
- a CDS encoding sigma-70 family RNA polymerase sigma factor, giving the protein MQGTEIAGLINRVGMGDRSAFVSLYQATSPKLFAICLKILRDRTEAEEALQEIYIKVWQRARTFAASAGKPATWLAAIARNHAIDTIRARKPITDDIEEAYDLADESARDPEQQIVLADEGRRIEDCMRELETVHAQAVRRAYVEGLSYLELAEELRVPLNTIRTWLRRSLLKLRECMQR; this is encoded by the coding sequence ATGCAGGGCACAGAGATCGCAGGCCTTATCAACCGCGTCGGCATGGGTGATCGTTCAGCATTCGTCTCGCTTTATCAGGCAACCAGTCCGAAGCTTTTCGCGATCTGCCTGAAAATCCTGCGTGACAGAACGGAAGCCGAGGAGGCGCTGCAGGAAATCTATATCAAGGTATGGCAGCGGGCTCGAACATTTGCCGCCAGCGCCGGCAAACCCGCCACATGGCTTGCCGCCATTGCCCGCAACCATGCAATAGACACGATCCGCGCACGCAAGCCCATAACCGACGACATTGAGGAAGCCTACGATCTTGCCGACGAGAGCGCCCGCGATCCTGAGCAGCAGATCGTTCTCGCCGATGAAGGCCGCAGGATCGAAGACTGCATGCGCGAGCTTGAGACCGTACACGCACAGGCGGTGCGCCGGGCCTATGTCGAGGGCTTAAGCTATCTCGAACTCGCCGAAGAATTGCGCGTGCCGCTTAACACGATCAGAACCTGGCTGCGACGCAGTCTTCTCAAGCTCAGAGAGTGCATGCAGCGATGA
- a CDS encoding iron-containing alcohol dehydrogenase — translation MSTFTFATVPQIIAGPGCIAKLSELRSMLGPRVLVISDDGVVKAGLVQPALASLTEAGAETSIFTGVVADPPEAIIHAAAAQAVTFGATGVLGIGGGSSLDVAKLVALIAKSGEALDTIYGVGKVTGERLPLVLVPTTAGTGSEVTPISIITTGEHQKKGVVSPVLLPDVALLDANLTIGLPPAVTAATGIDAMVHAIEAFTSASANNNPVSRALAKEALRLLGANIAIAVEDGTDLAARQSMLLGAMLAGQAFANSPVAAVHALAYPIGGRYGVPHGLSNSLVLPHVLRFNATVCGDAYAELAPCLFPHLEPADQNGRLSGFIDGLTMLPVRLNLPVRLRHVGIPKEGIPLLAESAMEQTRLLVNNPRTMSLSDAASIYEVAW, via the coding sequence ATGTCCACATTCACATTCGCAACCGTCCCGCAGATCATTGCGGGACCGGGCTGTATCGCAAAGCTTTCGGAGCTGAGGAGCATGCTCGGTCCGCGCGTTCTGGTGATTTCGGACGATGGGGTCGTCAAGGCGGGGCTCGTTCAGCCGGCGCTTGCCAGTCTTACAGAAGCCGGCGCCGAAACATCAATCTTCACCGGTGTTGTCGCTGATCCACCGGAAGCCATCATCCATGCGGCTGCGGCACAGGCGGTGACGTTTGGCGCAACCGGTGTGCTGGGCATCGGCGGCGGCTCGTCGCTCGATGTCGCAAAGCTTGTGGCGCTCATTGCCAAAAGCGGCGAAGCGCTCGACACTATCTACGGCGTTGGCAAGGTGACGGGGGAGCGTCTGCCGCTGGTGCTCGTGCCGACAACGGCCGGTACCGGATCGGAAGTCACGCCGATTTCGATCATCACCACGGGCGAACACCAGAAAAAGGGCGTAGTATCACCCGTACTTCTGCCAGACGTGGCGCTTCTCGACGCGAACCTGACCATCGGACTTCCTCCCGCCGTGACCGCGGCGACGGGAATTGACGCAATGGTCCACGCCATCGAGGCCTTCACGTCCGCCAGTGCAAACAACAATCCCGTTTCCCGTGCCCTTGCCAAAGAAGCCCTGCGGCTTCTCGGAGCGAATATCGCGATCGCCGTCGAGGATGGAACCGACCTTGCCGCCAGACAGTCGATGCTGCTGGGTGCAATGTTGGCGGGGCAGGCCTTTGCCAATTCGCCTGTCGCTGCCGTTCATGCTCTCGCCTATCCGATCGGAGGCCGCTACGGCGTTCCCCACGGTCTTTCCAACAGTCTGGTACTGCCGCACGTCTTGCGCTTCAACGCGACGGTGTGTGGTGATGCCTACGCGGAACTGGCACCGTGTCTCTTTCCTCACCTTGAGCCTGCCGATCAGAACGGACGGCTCTCCGGTTTCATCGACGGACTAACGATGCTGCCAGTGCGCCTTAATCTTCCCGTAAGGCTGAGGCATGTCGGAATTCCAAAGGAGGGAATTCCTCTGCTCGCGGAAAGTGCGATGGAGCAGACCCGCCTGCTGGTCAATAACCCGCGTACCATGTCGCTATCGGATGCCGCCAGTATCTACGAGGTTGCCTGGTAA
- a CDS encoding DUF2177 family protein, whose protein sequence is MKTYFAAYLFTLVAFLVIDFIWLSTMASRLYRPAIGDLLAENFRLAPAVIFYLIYAAGLTFLAVRPAFQTGEWTTALLYGAVVGFMAYATYDLTNQATLKSWSTTLTVADLLWGTFVSAAAATIGYLITVRLIGPLENPTGL, encoded by the coding sequence ATGAAAACCTATTTCGCAGCCTACCTTTTTACCCTCGTCGCCTTTCTGGTGATTGATTTCATCTGGTTGAGCACGATGGCGTCGCGTCTTTACCGCCCGGCCATCGGCGATCTTCTGGCAGAAAACTTCCGGCTTGCTCCGGCGGTCATCTTTTACCTCATCTATGCCGCCGGCCTGACCTTTCTTGCGGTTCGCCCGGCCTTTCAGACGGGGGAATGGACGACCGCGCTGCTTTATGGCGCAGTGGTCGGCTTCATGGCCTATGCCACTTACGACCTGACCAATCAGGCGACGTTGAAAAGCTGGTCCACGACCCTGACCGTCGCCGATCTCCTATGGGGAACCTTCGTCTCTGCGGCAGCGGCTACAATCGGCTATCTCATCACGGTGCGGCTTATCGGCCCGCTGGAAAATCCGACGGGCCTATGA
- a CDS encoding SAM-dependent methyltransferase — translation MTPFDNLTELSAKNTRLNDRISPGMWLINRLLSNIDRGRLHITLPGGGFIEKSGATNGSEAILVLHSWRAIRRMLLNGDIGFAEGFIEGDWTTPDLTALIRFAAQNREAFARSMRGSLPMRLLNRTAHGLNANTRRGSRRNIEAHYDLGNEFYRQWLDPSMLYSSAIFDDTASTLEAAQLKKLDRIVDKLRLSGGENILEIGCGWGALAIHLATQAKANVTGITLSPSQLKWAKNAAEKADSTDRIDLRLQDYRDLNGQFDRIVSVEMFEAVGEAYWPSYFETLKRCLKPGGSVVLQIISIEESRFDTYRRKADFIQKYVFPGGFLPSDAALEKAVGKTGLKLTDKELFGQSYALTLAEWRQRFHARWQTISLLGFDDRFRRLWDYYLCYCEAGFAEGSINVGFYTIEHR, via the coding sequence ATGACCCCGTTTGACAATCTCACGGAATTATCGGCGAAGAATACGCGCCTGAACGACCGCATCAGCCCAGGCATGTGGCTCATCAACCGGCTGTTGAGCAATATCGACAGGGGAAGATTACACATCACTCTTCCCGGCGGCGGCTTCATTGAAAAATCCGGCGCAACGAATGGCAGCGAGGCAATCCTTGTCCTGCATAGCTGGCGCGCGATCCGGCGGATGCTGCTGAACGGCGACATCGGCTTTGCCGAGGGTTTCATCGAAGGCGACTGGACCACACCAGATCTGACGGCGCTGATCCGCTTTGCGGCCCAAAATCGCGAGGCGTTCGCAAGGTCAATGCGTGGCAGCCTGCCGATGCGCCTTCTCAACCGCACTGCGCACGGGTTGAATGCCAATACCAGACGCGGCAGCCGTCGCAATATCGAAGCGCATTATGATCTCGGCAACGAGTTTTACCGGCAGTGGCTTGATCCCTCGATGCTGTATTCGTCGGCGATTTTCGATGACACGGCGTCTACGCTCGAGGCCGCCCAACTGAAAAAACTGGACCGTATCGTCGATAAACTGCGATTGAGCGGCGGTGAAAACATATTGGAGATCGGCTGCGGCTGGGGCGCACTCGCCATTCACCTTGCCACGCAGGCCAAAGCCAACGTCACCGGCATCACTCTCTCCCCCTCCCAGTTAAAATGGGCAAAAAATGCAGCGGAAAAAGCGGACAGTACAGACCGCATCGATCTGAGGCTGCAGGATTACCGCGACCTGAACGGCCAATTCGACAGGATTGTCTCCGTCGAAATGTTCGAAGCAGTCGGCGAGGCCTATTGGCCGAGCTATTTCGAAACGCTGAAAAGATGCCTGAAACCGGGCGGCAGCGTGGTGCTGCAGATCATTTCGATTGAAGAAAGCCGCTTCGATACATATCGGCGTAAGGCGGATTTCATCCAGAAATACGTCTTTCCCGGCGGCTTTCTGCCCTCAGATGCCGCGCTCGAAAAGGCGGTCGGCAAAACCGGCCTGAAGCTCACCGACAAGGAACTTTTCGGCCAGTCCTACGCGCTCACGCTCGCCGAATGGCGCCAGCGTTTTCATGCGCGGTGGCAGACGATTTCCCTGCTCGGCTTCGATGACCGCTTTCGGCGGCTTTGGGATTATTACCTTTGCTATTGCGAGGCAGGCTTTGCCGAGGGGAGCATAAACGTCGGCTTCTACACGATCGAACACAGATAA
- a CDS encoding anti-sigma factor: MTTGEQSGGKHSRDDILAGEYVLGVLPLEKRRELERRLQDDEAFAQLVQRWEADFSDFNADYQEQAPSAAVLARIEERLFGSRTASTNGSLWNSASFWRWISVVTSATAVAAIVYAAFPEKWQGATPLVAELATTDSQVNLLASYDAESGRMRIVPVATGKTDEKSLELWLVLDGGKTRSLGVFQPGTNGDLIIPADMRNSITEGTIFAISVEPFGGSPTGQATGPVIAVGTARWG, encoded by the coding sequence ATGACGACGGGCGAACAGAGCGGTGGCAAGCATTCGCGAGACGACATCCTCGCCGGTGAATATGTCCTGGGCGTCCTGCCGCTCGAAAAGCGCCGTGAACTGGAACGACGCCTGCAGGACGACGAGGCCTTCGCACAGCTGGTGCAGCGTTGGGAGGCGGATTTTTCCGACTTCAATGCCGATTACCAGGAGCAGGCACCGAGCGCTGCTGTTCTTGCGCGTATCGAAGAACGCCTGTTCGGCAGCAGGACCGCCAGTACCAATGGCAGCCTCTGGAATTCCGCGTCCTTCTGGCGCTGGATCTCGGTTGTTACCAGCGCAACCGCCGTGGCCGCCATCGTTTACGCCGCCTTCCCCGAAAAGTGGCAGGGCGCCACCCCGCTGGTAGCCGAACTTGCAACGACCGACAGCCAGGTTAATCTCCTCGCCTCCTACGATGCGGAATCCGGACGGATGCGCATTGTGCCTGTTGCAACCGGTAAGACCGACGAAAAATCGCTGGAACTGTGGCTGGTGCTGGACGGCGGCAAGACCCGCTCGCTCGGCGTCTTCCAGCCCGGCACGAATGGCGATCTTATAATCCCCGCAGACATGCGCAACAGCATCACCGAAGGCACCATCTTCGCGATCAGCGTCGAACCTTTCGGCGGCTCGCCGACTGGTCAGGCAACCGGCCCTGTTATCGCCGTCGGCACGGCGCGATGGGGATGA
- a CDS encoding DUF2147 domain-containing protein — translation MMINGLTVASVLWPLLVASSATAADIDGNWARGDGQAKVLIAPCGENICATNTWIKPGTPKEKAGDRLIMDIKQTEAGSYSGTAFDPQRDKSYRITVTINGNGMTTKGCIVAGLLCKGINWTRID, via the coding sequence ATGATGATCAACGGGTTGACGGTTGCTTCCGTCCTATGGCCACTGCTGGTCGCGTCCAGCGCGACGGCGGCCGATATCGACGGCAACTGGGCGCGCGGAGACGGCCAGGCGAAAGTACTGATCGCGCCCTGCGGTGAAAATATCTGTGCCACAAACACCTGGATCAAGCCGGGCACCCCGAAGGAAAAGGCCGGGGACCGGCTGATCATGGACATAAAGCAGACAGAGGCAGGCAGTTATTCCGGCACCGCTTTCGACCCCCAGCGGGATAAATCCTACAGGATAACAGTGACAATAAACGGCAACGGCATGACCACGAAAGGCTGTATCGTCGCCGGCCTGCTGTGCAAGGGCATAAACTGGACAAGGATCGACTAG
- a CDS encoding sigma-70 family RNA polymerase sigma factor: MGSRPDDLDTALAACAKGDRNALRLIFDREAGRLIAVAERIVRRRELAEEVVQDAFIRIWTHAHQYKADRGSARGWIYAIVRNRALNLLRDGKREHTVEEVEALRESEQADEVMAAWHRLDRSSRLYDCLGGLDESKRSGILMAYIGGYSHGEIAGRLRIPLGTTKSWIRRGLAALRECMA; this comes from the coding sequence ATGGGCTCTAGGCCGGACGATCTCGATACGGCACTTGCTGCCTGTGCCAAGGGTGATCGCAATGCGCTTCGCTTGATCTTTGATCGGGAGGCGGGACGCCTGATAGCGGTCGCCGAGCGCATTGTCCGGCGTCGCGAGCTTGCCGAAGAGGTGGTGCAGGACGCCTTCATCCGGATATGGACCCATGCGCATCAGTACAAGGCCGATCGCGGCTCCGCCCGAGGCTGGATTTATGCCATTGTCCGCAACCGGGCACTTAATCTCCTGCGGGATGGAAAGCGCGAGCACACAGTCGAGGAAGTGGAGGCCCTGCGCGAAAGCGAGCAGGCGGATGAGGTCATGGCGGCATGGCACAGGCTGGACCGCAGTTCGCGGCTCTACGATTGCCTTGGCGGACTCGACGAGAGTAAGCGGAGCGGCATTCTTATGGCCTATATCGGCGGCTACTCGCATGGCGAGATCGCCGGGAGGCTGCGCATTCCGCTCGGTACGACGAAATCCTGGATCAGGCGTGGCCTTGCAGCTCTCCGGGAGTGCATGGCATGA
- a CDS encoding anti-sigma factor encodes MTYDRKDIPAIADEYVLGLIEAGDVDEVEAAMERDAELRAAIAASRERFLPLDMSVAPAIVTEQLWQRIEAALPVQDQPGVMPLISNANDNRRSGWRMVAISAVAATFLLAIGLAYSLTRTVEPLVVAVLINDAGEVQAVVEDFGNAQATIRMLADFNIPGDKTIQVWTLPSKDTGPVSLGLIDGARSAHLAVPELPTPRGDQLYEITLEDAGGSPTGRPTGPILAKGLAKLLR; translated from the coding sequence ATGACCTACGATCGTAAGGATATCCCTGCTATTGCCGATGAATATGTCCTGGGCCTGATAGAGGCCGGGGATGTTGACGAGGTTGAGGCTGCCATGGAACGCGATGCTGAACTGCGCGCCGCAATTGCTGCCAGCCGCGAGCGCTTCCTGCCACTCGACATGAGCGTGGCACCCGCTATCGTCACCGAGCAGCTTTGGCAGCGCATCGAAGCGGCCTTGCCGGTCCAGGATCAACCCGGTGTTATGCCTCTGATCTCAAATGCCAATGACAACCGTAGAAGCGGTTGGCGAATGGTCGCGATCTCGGCCGTCGCCGCCACCTTTTTGCTCGCGATAGGGCTTGCCTACAGCCTGACCCGGACGGTGGAACCGCTTGTCGTCGCGGTTCTAATCAATGATGCTGGGGAGGTGCAGGCGGTCGTCGAAGATTTCGGCAACGCGCAGGCGACGATCCGTATGCTGGCCGATTTCAACATCCCCGGGGACAAGACGATCCAGGTTTGGACCCTGCCGTCCAAAGACACAGGGCCCGTATCGCTTGGCCTGATCGACGGTGCGCGCTCGGCGCATCTGGCTGTTCCGGAATTGCCAACACCAAGGGGGGACCAGCTCTACGAGATCACCCTGGAAGACGCTGGCGGATCTCCAACCGGGCGTCCGACCGGACCGATCCTCGCTAAGGGCCTCGCGAAGTTGCTGCGATAA